The Bacillus vallismortis genome window below encodes:
- the yfmF gene encoding Fe(3+)-citrate ABC transporter ATP-binding protein YfmF: MGKLAADQLTLSYDSTVIIDGVDLKIEEGKITALIGANGCGKSTILKSLARLMAPKSGTVLLEGKDIHRQPSKEVAKKLAILPQSPQAPEGLTVEELCYFGRHPHKKLLSKHTQEDHDMVEWALEATGMIELKERTLDALSGGQRQRAWISMALAQGTDLLLLDEPTTYLDISHQIEVLELLKKLNRDHGRTVVMVLHDLNQAAQYADYLISVLDGKIYNAGTPEDVFTQPFFREVFGLECCIMRSPIDQKPMCLPTGLCPKLRAT, from the coding sequence ATGGGAAAACTGGCTGCAGACCAGCTCACTCTTTCATATGACAGCACGGTGATTATTGACGGAGTCGACTTAAAGATAGAAGAAGGAAAAATCACTGCGCTCATCGGTGCCAATGGCTGCGGGAAATCAACAATCCTCAAATCGCTCGCCAGGCTGATGGCTCCAAAAAGCGGTACGGTCCTATTGGAAGGAAAAGATATACACCGCCAGCCGTCAAAAGAAGTCGCCAAAAAGCTGGCCATTCTTCCTCAATCGCCTCAGGCGCCTGAAGGATTGACAGTGGAGGAATTATGCTATTTTGGCAGACATCCTCATAAAAAGCTATTATCCAAGCATACTCAAGAGGATCACGATATGGTAGAGTGGGCGCTGGAAGCAACGGGAATGATTGAGCTGAAAGAACGGACACTGGATGCCCTCTCAGGCGGCCAAAGACAAAGAGCATGGATTTCCATGGCGCTTGCTCAAGGCACTGATTTACTTTTGCTTGATGAACCGACCACGTATTTAGACATTTCACACCAGATTGAAGTGCTTGAACTGCTGAAAAAGCTGAACCGCGATCACGGCCGCACCGTTGTGATGGTGCTCCATGATTTAAACCAGGCCGCTCAATATGCGGACTATCTGATCAGTGTGCTGGACGGAAAAATATACAATGCCGGAACACCGGAAGATGTGTTTACCCAGCCGTTTTTCCGTGAAGTCTTCGGCTTGGAATGCTGCATCATGAGAAGCCCGATCGACCAGAAGCCCATGTGCCTGCCGACGGGGCTGTGCCCGAAATTACGGGCGACATAA
- a CDS encoding NADP-dependent oxidoreductase, with amino-acid sequence MTASQQQIQLAKRPQGVPVHEDFRFETIPVPEPKQGEVLVKTLYVSVDPYMRGRMQDTKSYVEPFGLNEPLSGGVIAEVVSDGEHLKKGDIVIGNLSWQEFSAVSESALRKIDTSLAPASAYLGILGMTGLTAYFGLLDIGRPKEGETVVVSGAAGAVGSTVGQIAKIKGARVVGIAGSDEKIAYLKQELQFDEAINYKTADDIQKALENACPDGVDVYFDNVGGPISDAVMNLLNEFARIPVCGAISSYNAESDADDMGPRVQSKLIKTKSLMQGFIVGDYSDRFPEGAKQLAEWLKDGKLHYEETITEGFENIPDAFLGLFKGENKGKQLIKVSDPS; translated from the coding sequence ATGACAGCATCTCAGCAGCAAATTCAATTAGCAAAACGTCCGCAAGGTGTTCCCGTTCATGAAGACTTTCGCTTTGAAACCATTCCGGTCCCCGAGCCGAAACAAGGGGAAGTGCTTGTCAAAACGCTTTATGTATCCGTTGACCCTTATATGCGCGGCCGTATGCAGGATACGAAGTCATATGTCGAACCGTTCGGCTTGAATGAACCGCTCTCTGGCGGGGTGATCGCTGAAGTCGTGTCAGACGGTGAGCATCTGAAAAAAGGCGATATCGTCATCGGAAACCTCAGCTGGCAGGAATTTTCCGCTGTGAGCGAGTCTGCCTTGCGAAAAATTGATACAAGCCTCGCTCCCGCTTCGGCCTATCTCGGCATTTTAGGAATGACCGGCTTGACGGCATATTTTGGGCTGCTGGACATCGGGCGCCCGAAAGAAGGCGAAACCGTAGTTGTCTCCGGAGCTGCGGGAGCCGTCGGTTCAACGGTTGGACAAATTGCCAAAATCAAAGGCGCGCGAGTTGTCGGCATCGCGGGCTCTGATGAAAAAATCGCCTATTTAAAACAGGAGCTGCAGTTTGACGAAGCCATCAATTACAAAACAGCTGATGATATTCAAAAAGCACTTGAAAACGCTTGTCCTGACGGTGTCGACGTATACTTTGACAATGTCGGCGGGCCGATTTCAGATGCGGTCATGAACCTGCTCAATGAATTTGCCCGCATTCCGGTGTGCGGTGCCATTTCTTCCTATAATGCGGAAAGCGATGCGGATGACATGGGCCCCCGCGTCCAATCGAAGCTGATCAAAACGAAGTCGCTGATGCAAGGGTTTATCGTAGGCGACTACTCCGACCGTTTTCCTGAAGGAGCAAAACAGCTGGCCGAATGGCTGAAGGATGGAAAGCTTCATTACGAGGAAACCATCACAGAAGGCTTCGAAAACATTCCTGACGCGTTTCTCGGCTTGTTTAAAGGCGAAAATAAAGGAAAACAGCTGATCAAAGTCAGTGATCCGAGCTGA
- the fecD gene encoding Fe(3+) dicitrate ABC transporter permease FecD, with product MYHSAKRRSSSRLMMFLIALIILIFGLGLNLSVGASDISIIDSLKYLFVWDGSKEQLIISTLRLPRTLIGVFVGASLAVAGALMQAMTRNPLASPQIFGVNAGASLFVVAALIILPASPYSSVVFAFAGAAAGGAIVYTIASSGGMTPVKLALSGMAVHLFLSSMTQAIIILNESGEDVLYWMTGAIDGSNWQDVMTIAPFSVIGIGLALMFSGSISVLGLGDETAKGLGQNMNGIRILISFVILILSGASVAVAGPIGFVGLLVPHIVRKLIGEHYQYVLPFSALFGAILLVYADVLARWIAFPYESPVGIVTAIIGTPFFLYLARKGRNLK from the coding sequence TTGTATCATTCAGCCAAACGGCGTTCATCATCAAGACTGATGATGTTCCTCATCGCACTAATCATTTTGATATTCGGGCTTGGGCTGAATCTTTCAGTAGGAGCCTCAGATATCAGCATCATAGATTCATTGAAATACCTTTTTGTATGGGACGGTTCAAAGGAACAGCTCATCATCTCTACTCTTCGCCTTCCCCGCACATTAATCGGCGTTTTCGTCGGCGCCAGCCTGGCCGTAGCAGGGGCGCTGATGCAGGCCATGACCAGAAACCCTTTGGCTTCGCCTCAAATTTTCGGTGTAAATGCGGGTGCGTCTCTTTTTGTTGTTGCCGCTCTCATCATTCTGCCGGCATCGCCCTATTCCTCCGTTGTATTCGCTTTTGCGGGTGCGGCCGCAGGAGGCGCGATTGTGTATACGATTGCCTCATCCGGCGGAATGACACCTGTCAAGCTGGCGCTGTCAGGAATGGCGGTGCATTTGTTCCTCTCCTCCATGACACAGGCCATCATTATATTAAATGAGTCGGGAGAGGATGTTCTGTACTGGATGACAGGCGCGATAGACGGCAGCAATTGGCAGGACGTCATGACCATCGCTCCGTTTTCTGTCATCGGCATCGGGCTGGCCCTCATGTTTTCCGGTTCTATTTCTGTTCTCGGTCTCGGTGACGAAACGGCAAAAGGGCTTGGGCAAAATATGAACGGCATCCGGATTCTGATTAGTTTTGTCATTTTAATTCTTTCCGGCGCTTCCGTAGCCGTCGCCGGGCCGATCGGCTTTGTCGGACTGCTCGTTCCGCATATTGTCCGCAAGCTGATCGGAGAACATTATCAATATGTGCTTCCGTTTTCAGCGCTGTTCGGTGCTATTTTGCTGGTGTACGCAGATGTTCTGGCCAGATGGATCGCCTTTCCTTATGAATCACCGGTCGGCATTGTCACCGCGATTATCGGAACACCATTCTTCTTATATTTGGCAAGGAAAGGGCGAAATCTGAAATGA
- a CDS encoding Fe(3+) dicitrate ABC transporter substrate-binding protein: MRTYSNKLIAIMSVLLIACFIVSGCSPSQNKSGSSESKSKESRVIQHEEGKTPVSGTPKRVVVLELSFLDAVYNLGITPAGIADDNKKDMIKKLVGSSIDYTSVGTRSEPNLEVISSLEPDLIIADAERHKNIYKQLKQIAPTIELKSREATYDETIDSFTTIAKALNKEDEGKEKLAEHNKVINNLKAELPKDEDRSIVLGVARADSFQLHTSSSYDGEIFKMLGFTHAVKSDNAYQEVSLEQLSKIDPDILFISANEGKTIVDEWKTNPLWKNLKAVKNGQVYDADRDTWTRFRGIKSSETSAKDVLKKVYNK, encoded by the coding sequence ATGCGCACCTATTCTAACAAGTTGATTGCCATCATGAGTGTTTTATTAATCGCCTGCTTCATTGTATCGGGCTGTTCACCCAGCCAGAATAAAAGCGGAAGCAGCGAAAGCAAGTCTAAGGAATCCAGAGTGATCCAGCACGAAGAAGGAAAAACACCAGTAAGCGGCACACCTAAACGAGTGGTTGTCCTTGAGCTTTCATTCTTGGATGCTGTATACAATCTCGGCATTACGCCGGCGGGCATCGCCGATGACAACAAAAAAGATATGATTAAAAAGCTTGTCGGCAGCTCAATTGATTATACATCTGTAGGCACACGCAGCGAACCGAATCTGGAGGTCATCAGTTCCTTGGAGCCTGATTTAATCATCGCTGACGCTGAGCGCCATAAAAACATTTATAAACAGCTGAAACAAATCGCACCGACGATAGAATTAAAGAGCCGGGAAGCGACATATGACGAAACGATCGACAGCTTTACAACCATTGCTAAAGCCTTAAATAAAGAAGATGAAGGAAAAGAAAAGCTTGCCGAGCACAACAAAGTCATCAACAATCTAAAAGCGGAACTTCCGAAAGATGAAGACCGCAGCATCGTCCTCGGGGTTGCAAGAGCAGATTCATTCCAGCTTCATACGTCATCATCTTATGACGGAGAAATCTTTAAAATGCTCGGTTTTACACACGCTGTCAAATCGGATAACGCCTATCAAGAGGTCAGCCTCGAGCAACTAAGCAAAATCGACCCGGATATTTTGTTCATTTCAGCCAATGAAGGCAAGACCATTGTAGATGAATGGAAAACGAATCCGCTCTGGAAAAATCTCAAAGCGGTGAAAAACGGACAAGTCTATGATGCGGACCGTGACACTTGGACAAGATTCAGAGGCATCAAGTCTAGTGAAACAAGCGCCAAAGACGTGCTTAAAAAAGTGTATAATAAGTAG
- the yfmE gene encoding Fe(3+)-citrate ABC transporter permease YfmE, whose amino-acid sequence MKKTTRKQKRPLLAILILAVLLIVLSIISIGFGALYISPDAVVTNLLGLDQSFEFIIQQYRLPRILLAILAGAGLAAAGAILQGVIRNPLASPDVVGISKGSGLAAMAVILMFPESPVYVLPFSAFAGAAIIAVLLLMIARKKGIQPSSLALSGIALGAVCHAGMQYMMVKFPGDVNAALIWLTGSLWGRNWEDVKLLAPWLLILLPIVCILIPKLDLMSLGDELAQGLGENANRLRFILIFIAVALAGSCVAVVGSIGFIGLLAPHIARRLTGEKAKYLLPASALIGAIILLIADTLGRSIMPPVEIPAGILTAVIGAPYFLYLLKFEARKQ is encoded by the coding sequence ATGAAGAAAACAACCAGAAAGCAAAAACGCCCCTTGCTGGCGATACTCATATTGGCCGTGCTTCTGATCGTTCTGTCTATCATCAGCATCGGCTTCGGTGCATTATACATTTCCCCGGATGCGGTGGTGACGAATTTGCTGGGCCTGGATCAATCTTTTGAATTCATCATCCAGCAATACCGCCTTCCACGGATACTATTAGCGATTTTGGCCGGTGCCGGACTGGCCGCGGCCGGAGCGATTTTGCAGGGCGTCATCCGCAATCCGCTCGCTTCCCCTGACGTTGTCGGCATTTCAAAGGGGTCCGGACTCGCGGCGATGGCAGTGATTCTAATGTTTCCTGAATCGCCGGTGTACGTGCTTCCGTTCTCCGCATTTGCCGGAGCAGCCATTATTGCTGTACTATTGTTAATGATCGCCCGAAAAAAAGGCATTCAGCCCTCTTCATTGGCTTTATCAGGCATCGCATTAGGCGCGGTCTGCCATGCCGGGATGCAATATATGATGGTCAAGTTTCCGGGCGACGTGAATGCTGCACTCATTTGGCTGACAGGCAGCCTCTGGGGAAGAAATTGGGAAGATGTCAAGTTGCTTGCGCCATGGCTATTGATTCTTTTGCCGATCGTCTGCATTCTCATACCGAAACTGGATCTTATGTCACTCGGTGATGAGCTTGCGCAGGGTCTCGGCGAAAACGCAAACCGGCTGCGGTTCATTCTGATATTCATCGCGGTAGCGCTGGCGGGAAGCTGTGTAGCCGTCGTCGGCTCAATCGGTTTTATCGGCTTGCTTGCTCCGCATATCGCCAGACGGCTCACTGGAGAAAAAGCCAAATATTTACTGCCTGCATCGGCATTGATTGGTGCTATTATCTTATTAATTGCAGATACGTTAGGGCGCAGCATCATGCCTCCGGTTGAAATACCTGCCGGAATATTAACAGCCGTGATCGGCGCGCCTTATTTCTTATATTTATTGAAATTCGAAGCGAGGAAACAGTAG